A window of the Candidatus Acidulodesulfobacterium acidiphilum genome harbors these coding sequences:
- the ispE gene encoding 4-(cytidine 5'-diphospho)-2-C-methyl-D-erythritol kinase: MKDIVYFAPAKVNFSLNIGKKESCGLHKIVSLMRKINVKDKITFNLTDGQYNIKTVAGSNLKNKISERELQSLSNEGNITIKTAKLFFNTLNVRNKGIDILIEKNIPFNAGLGGGSSDGAGLLLKLNEIYGNHLDKLELTKIALKIGSDVPFFLTEKDAVVSGFGEKIEEIESSALMKYYIVLVIPDFGISTKKAYDDYDDFLLTNKSNYYNIQYLGFKELKLKNDFENVIFANYKVIKEIKESMILNGAEISLLSGSGSAVFGAFTSEHSAKEYISKIKSFNFNNIVHLIFLTETL; the protein is encoded by the coding sequence ATGAAAGATATAGTTTATTTCGCTCCCGCCAAGGTTAACTTTTCTTTAAATATCGGTAAAAAAGAATCATGCGGACTTCATAAAATAGTTTCTCTTATGAGAAAAATTAACGTTAAAGATAAGATAACGTTTAATTTAACGGACGGACAGTATAATATTAAAACGGTTGCAGGCTCAAATTTAAAAAACAAAATTTCGGAACGCGAACTTCAATCGCTCTCCAACGAGGGTAACATAACTATAAAAACTGCCAAGCTTTTTTTTAATACGCTAAACGTAAGAAATAAAGGAATAGATATATTAATAGAAAAAAATATTCCTTTTAACGCCGGCTTAGGCGGCGGCTCAAGCGACGGAGCAGGACTTTTATTAAAATTAAATGAAATTTACGGCAACCATTTAGATAAATTAGAATTAACGAAAATAGCTTTAAAAATCGGATCGGACGTCCCCTTTTTTCTTACCGAGAAAGATGCAGTAGTATCCGGTTTCGGCGAAAAAATAGAAGAAATTGAATCAAGCGCTCTTATGAAGTACTATATAGTTTTAGTAATACCCGATTTCGGAATAAGCACAAAAAAAGCATATGACGATTACGACGATTTTTTGTTGACAAATAAGTCAAATTATTATAATATTCAATACTTAGGCTTTAAAGAATTAAAATTAAAAAACGATTTCGAAAACGTTATATTTGCAAATTATAAGGTTATAAAAGAAATTAAAGAATCTATGATTTTAAACGGAGCGGAAATTTCTCTTTTGTCAGGCAGCGGCTCTGCCGTGTTTGGGGCTTTTACTTCGGAGCATAGTGCTAAAGAATACATAAGTAAAATAAAATCGTTTAATTTTAACAACATAGTGCATTTGATTTTTTTGACGGAAACTTTATAA
- the spoVG gene encoding septation regulator SpoVG, whose translation MQVTEVNVFPVNEEKLKAYVTITFDNCFVVRDLKIINGKDGLFVAMPSKKRKDGTFKDTAHPLNNETRDMIETAVLASYETAVSNQE comes from the coding sequence ATGCAAGTTACAGAAGTTAATGTTTTTCCTGTTAATGAAGAAAAATTAAAAGCCTATGTTACGATTACGTTCGATAATTGTTTCGTAGTAAGGGACCTTAAAATTATTAACGGAAAGGACGGTTTATTTGTCGCTATGCCAAGCAAAAAAAGAAAAGACGGCACATTCAAAGACACGGCGCATCCTCTTAACAACGAAACAAGGGATATGATAGAGACGGCGGTGCTCGCGTCTTATGAAACCGCGGTAAGCAATCAGGAATAG